A stretch of the Schistocerca serialis cubense isolate TAMUIC-IGC-003099 chromosome 2, iqSchSeri2.2, whole genome shotgun sequence genome encodes the following:
- the LOC126455924 gene encoding gustatory and pheromone receptor 32a-like yields MARLVLLVTYGTCVTSDLNYLRGFTECLKFADERLATCEMGNFKVLGTFIMSIYATLLVAIGAIQVQVLGRQLLLLCHLVHNSLVLMVTLQQVMLVLELLARFRSLNANLLDASVLPADARLRFLLGGTWPPNPHPVQRPSPPLAVSSLRQLQEAHVALMRAAELLQQHFGLSAAATIATSVCGATCSAYELLMALVEPHWITQYSVFYSASASALWLALHLTKVVSLALSSAVAADSASTTGLILLRASALSTRYSPEHEAFLRLTLLGPPLRFTAAGFVTVDRRLLVSGIAVVITYVVILGQLTVAQ; encoded by the coding sequence ATGGCAAGATTGGTGCTGTTGGTGACGTATGGAACGTGTGTTACGAGCGACCTGAATTATCTGAGGGGCTTTACCGAATGTCTGAAGTTCGCAGACGAACGCCTGGCGACATGCGAGATGGGAAATTTCAAAGTGCTTGGCACTTTCATCATGAGCATTTATGCCACACTGCTGGTTGCCATAGGTGCCATCCAGGTCCAAGTGCTGGGCAGACAGCTGCTGCTGTTGTGCCATCTCGTCCACAACTCGCTGGTGCTGATGGTGACTCTGCAGCAGGTGATGCTGGTGCTCGAGTTGTTGGCGAGGTTCCGCAGCCTCAATGCCAACCTGCTGGATGCGTCGGTGCTGCCTGCTGACGCCCGGCTGCGCTTCCTGCTAGGAGGCACGTGGCCTCCAAACCCACACCCAGTTCAGCGCCCGTCTCCACCACTGGCCGTCAGCAGCCTACGCCAGCTGCAGGAGGCCCACGTGGCGCTGATGCGGGCTGCAGAGCTGCTGCAGCAGCACTTCGGGCTGTCCGCGGCCGCCACCATCGCGACTAGCGTGTGCGGCGCCACCTGCAGTGCTTACGAGTTGCTGATGGCGCTGGTGGAACCACACTGGATCACGCAGTATTCTGTGTTCTATTCGGCCAGCGCGTCTGCACTGTGGCTGGCCCTCCACCTTACCAAGGTAGTGTCCCTGGCACTGTCTTCGGCAGTTGCTGCGGACAGCGCATCTACCACGGGATTGATCCTGCTAAGGGCATCAGCCTTATCCACACGCTACAGCCCTGAGCACGAGGCCTTCCTGCGGCTCACTCTGTTGGGCCCACCGCTACGCTTCACTGCAGCGGGATTCGTCACCGTCGACCGTCGACTGTTGGTCTCGGGCATCGCCGTCGTTATCACATATGTTGTTATCCTTGGGCAGCTCACTGTCGCTCAGTGA